The following proteins come from a genomic window of Sorghum bicolor cultivar BTx623 chromosome 3, Sorghum_bicolor_NCBIv3, whole genome shotgun sequence:
- the LOC8073324 gene encoding cytochrome P450 89A2, which translates to MELLCFASNTSTTLPLCCCMAFFVSLLFLLHRRYGGGKSTSNTKSKGRLPPGPPALVFLAKFLALRRSIFDLAPLLRDLHARHGPVISVHLFTTLVFVADRRLAHRVLVRDGVTFADRPLLAEPDPLFSAGDINTAPYGLYWRLVRRNLAADRARVGLFAPARRWACEALVTGLLRAARVSSFETETEPVTVRPFLRRSMFELLVYMCFGARLSLGALDEVEALERHVLASFTAFPVFAFFPPLTKRLFRKRWEAHVAVRRRLEELFVPLIHAARGHGGEDEDEDDPPPCYADSLLALRVPDDEGERPLTDAEMVSLCSEFLNAGTDTTATLVEWIMAELANNPDVQAKVYEEVTTRVKADVLDDAGNLQSLPYLRAVVLEGLRLHPPGDFVIPHGLRSDAAEIGGYTVPKGAEVNFLVAEIGRDEAVWTAAHEFRPERFLDGGEGCDVDITGSREIKMMPFGAGRRMCPGYALGMHHAEYFVGSLVRELEWLPAAKGEAVNMERTVDFTTVMKYPLRARIIPRNKSLLT; encoded by the coding sequence ATGGAGCTCCTATGCTTTGCCTCCAACACCTCGACGACCCTACCCCTCTGCTGCTGCATGGCCTTCTTCGTCTCTCTCCTTTTCTTGCTTCACCGCCGCTATGGTGGCGGCAAGTCAACGTCAAATACTAAGAGCAAGGGCCGCCTTCCCCCTGGACCACCGGCGCTGGTATTCCTCGCCAAATTCTTGGCCCTGCGGCGATCGATCTTCGACCTGGCCCCTCTGCTCCGGGACCTGCACGCGCGCCACGGCCCCGTCATCTCCGTCCACCTCTTCACCACGCTCGTCTTCGTCGCCGACCGCCGCCTCGCGCACCGCGTCCTCGTCCGGGACGGCGTCACCTTCGCCGACCGCCCGCTGCTCGCCGAGCCGGACCCGCTCTTCAGCGCCGGCGACATCAACACCGCGCCCTACGGCCTCTACTGGCGCCTCGTCCGCCGTAACCTCGCCGCCGACCGTGCCCGCGTCGGCCTCTTCGCGCCGGCGAGGCGGTGGGCGTGCGAGGCGCTCGTCACAGGCCTCCTCCGCGCGGCGCGCGTCTCCTCCTTTGAGACGGAGACGGAGCCCGTCACGGTCAGGCCGTTCCTGCGGCGCTCCATGTTCGAGCTGCTCGTGTACATGTGCTTCGGCGCTCGGCTCAGCCTTGGCGCGCTCGACGAGGTCGAGGCGCTGGAGCGGCACGTGCTCGCTTCCTTCACTGCCTTTCCGGTGTTCGCCTTCTTCCCACCGCTCACTAAGAGGCTCTTCCGCAAGCGGTGGGAGGCGCACGTGGCCGTGCGCCGGAGGCTGGAGGAGCTGTTCGTGCCGCTGATCCACGCCGCGCGCGGGCATGGcggcgaggacgaggacgaggacgacccCCCGCCTTGCTACGCCGACTCACTCCTCGCGCTGCGGGTGCCCGACGACGAGGGCGAGCGGCCGCTCACGGATGCCGAGATGGTGAGCCTCTGCTCCGAGTTCCTCAACGCCGGGACGGACACGACGGCGACCCTGGTAGAGTGGATCATGGCCGAGCTCGCGAACAACCCCGACGTCCAAGCCAAGGTGTACGAGGAGGTGACCACCAGAGTCAAGGCCGACGTCCTCGACGACGCCGGCAACCTTCAGTCGCTCCCGTACCTGAGAGCCGTCGTGCTCGAGGGCCTGCGGCTGCACCCACCGGGCGACTTCGTCATCCCTCACGGCCTGCGAAGCGACGCGGCGGAGATCGGCGGCTACACCGTGCCTAAAGGCGCGGAGGTGAACTTCTTGGTGGCGGAGATCGGCCGCGACGAGGCGGTGTGGACGGCCGCGCACGAGTTCCGGCCGGAGAGGTTCCTGGACGGCGGCGAGGGCTGCGACGTGGACATCACGGGGAGCCGGGAGATCAAGATGATGCCTTTTGGTGCTGGTCGGAGGATGTGCCCGGGGTATGCGCTGGGCATGCACCACGCCGAGTACTTCGTGGGAAGCCTCGTGAGGGAGCTGGAGTGGCTGCCGGCGGCGAAGGGAGAGGCCGTCAACATGGAAAGAACCGTGGATTTCACCACCGTCATGAAGTACCCGCTCCGTGCGCGCATCATACCAAGAAACAAATCCTTGCTCACCTAG
- the LOC8073325 gene encoding sulfoquinovosyl transferase SQD2 yields MAINGEEAPPLLLDEAARPRRVALFVEPSPFAYISGYKNRFQNFIKHLREMGDEVIVVTNHEGVPQEFHGAKVIGSWSFPCPMYGKVPLSLALSPRIISEVAKFKPDIIHASSPGIMVFGALAIAKLLGVPLVMSYHTHVPVYIPRYTFSWLVEPMWQVIRFLHRAADLTLVPSVAISKDFETAQVISANRIRLWNKGVDSASFHPRFRNHEMRVRLSDGEPEKPLVIHVGRFGREKNLDFLKMVMDRLPGVRIAFIGDGPYRCELEKMFEGMPAVFTGMMQGEELSQAYASGDVFIMPSESETLGQVVLESMSSGVPVVAARAGGIPDIIPEDQEGKTSFLFTPGDLDDCLSKVQQLLTNREFRDNMGRTARSEMEKCDWQAASKTIRNEFYNAAIWYWRKKRAELVKPLQWLAQMFLPAPEVRSIKQC; encoded by the exons ATGGCGATTAACGGGGAGGAGGCGCCGCCTCTGCTACTGGACGAGGCCGCGCGCCCGCGCCGCGTCGCGCTCTTCGTCGAGCCGTCTCCGTTCGC TTACATCTCTGGGTATAAGAACCGGTTCCAGAACTTCATTAAACATTTGCGAGAAATGGGGGACGAG GTCATTGTTGTGACCAACCATGAAGGAGTTCCCCAAGAGTTTCATGGTGCCAAGGTTATTGGTTCATGGAG CTTCCCATGCCCCATGTATGGAAAAGTACCTCTTTCGCTGGCACTCAGTCCTAGGATCATTTCAGAGGTTGCAAAGTTCAAACCTGACATTATTCATGCATCTTCTCCTGGAATTATG GTTTTTGGTGCTCTAGCTATTGCCAAGCTACTCGGTGTCCCCCTAGTCATGTCCTATCACACCCATGTTCCAGT ATACATACCAAGATATACATTTAGCTGGCTTGTAGAGCCAATGTGGCAAGTCATAA GATTCCTTCATAGAGCTGCTGATTTAACTTTAGTTCCATCTGTTGCTATCAGCAAAGATTTTGAAACTGCCCAGGTCATATCAG CTAACAGAATACGCCTTTGGAACAAAGGTGTTGATTCTGCAAGCTTCCATCCTAGATTTCGCAATCATGAGATGCGAGTCAGGCTAAG TGACGGCGAGCCTGAAAAACCACTAGTAATTCATGTCGGACGTTTTGGGCGTGAGAAAAATCTGGATTTTTTGAAGAT gGTAATGGATAGGTTGCCTGGTGTAAGAATTGCATTTATCGGAGATGGACCATACAG GTGTGAACTAGAGAAGATGTTTGAAGGAATGCCAGCAGTGTTCACAGGAATGATGCAGGGTGAGGAGCTCTCGCAGGCATACGCCAGTGGTGACGTTTTCATCATGCCATCAGAGTCAGAAACGCTTGGCCAAGTGGTCCTAGAGTCCATGTCATCAGGAGTGCCCGTTGTCGCGGCCCGTGCCGGCGGGATCCCTGACATAATCCCAGAGGACCAGGAGGGCAAGACGAGCTTCCTGTTCACCCCTGGCGACCTGGACGACTGCCTCAGCAAGGTCCAGCAGCTGCTGACGAACAGGGAGTTCAGAGACAACATGGGGCGGACTGCCAGATCCGAGATGGAGAAGTGCGACTGGCAGGCAGCATCGAAGACGATCCGCAACGAGTTCTACAACGCCGCGATCTGGTACTGGCGAAAGAAGCGTGCGGAGCTGGTGAAGCCGCTGCAGTGGCTAGCACAGATGTTCCTGCCGGCGCCTGAGGTCCGCAGCATCAAGCAGTGCTGA